One part of the Cottoperca gobio chromosome 14, fCotGob3.1, whole genome shotgun sequence genome encodes these proteins:
- the LOC115018987 gene encoding TLC domain-containing protein 2-like, protein MDLKSTCLVVGGSVCSFKLLNTILRFLPTPELARKKSWQWRNISTSLAHSSLSGAWAVLCFYLQPQMLEDLIFHHSLLSHSLVAVSTGYFIYDCLDVALNQPCKQSCEVLLHHAAVLSCFSLALTSRLYVGYCVISLLVEINSVFLHIRQLLLHSGRRNRQGTHIKAPRPSVTYSVISWVNLGTLLVFRVCTLVWMSRWLAAHSERIPRYVLMIGTTGLSLISITNIVLLHRLLMADFLSSRHNTSKDHERKPVSPE, encoded by the exons ATGGATTTAAAGTCAACATGTCTGGTTGTTGGAGGATCTGTCTGTTCATTCAAACTGCTGAACACAATCCTCAGATTCCTGCCGACACCAGAGTTGGCACGCAAGAAATCCTGGCAGTGGAGGAACATCAGCACTTCTTTAGCTCACAGCTCGCTGAGTGGAGCCTGGGCTGTTTTATG CTTTTACCTTCAACCTCAGATGTTGGAGGACCTCATCTTCCATCACTCCTTGCTCTCCCACAGTCTTGTAGCTGTGTCGACAG GTTATTTTATCTATGACTGCTTGGACGTGGCCTTGAACCAGCCATGTAAACAGTCCTGCGAGGTGCTCCTCCACCACGCTGCG GTGCTCTCCTGCTTCAGTTTGGCTTTAACGTCCCGCCTCTATGTGGGCTACTGTGTGATATCTTTGCTGGTTGAGATCAACTCCGTTTTCCTTCATATCAGacagctcctcctccactcGGGACGGAGGAACAGGCAAGGGACGCACATTAAGGCCCCTCGCCCCTCTGTGACCTACAGCGTGATCAGCTGGGTCAACCTGGGAAC gttaTTAGTGTTTCGTGTCTGCACGCTGGTTTGGATGAGCCGCTGGCTGGCTGCTCACAGTGAACGTATACCTCGCTACGTCCTGATGATCGGAACAACGGGCCTGAGCCTCATCTCCATCACGAACATAGTGCTGTTGCACAGACTGCTCATGGCAGACTTCCTCTCCAGTAGACACAACACCAGCAAGGACCATGAGAGGAAGCCAGTTTCTCCTGAGTAA
- the LOC115019399 gene encoding apoptosis-inducing factor 3-like: MSGTKPPCEELWDSDPEDTSRELTKVVCLETDLQDGQMMEVEVGHHSVLLTRSEGKYSAIGNQCTHYGAPLSKGVISGHTVRCPWHGACFNVHTGDLEEYPGMDCLPCHKVTIQNNKVYVSVNKKTLRQEKRLKSMGLSVPGVTHTVLLLGGGAASLICAETLRQENFGGRIIMVTRDDLLPYDKTRLSKVMNVENDSILLRRMEFFHQYDIEVWLRKEAVSVDTDRKTVTFDDGSVQSYDHLLISTGCRAKGLDVPGMKLDNIRKLETPEDARKIHSACLGCSVVLVGTSFVGMEIASYLIDKASSISVVGSSELPYQNTLGREIGKVTMKMLSEKKVKFYMNDNVTEVRGVDGKVKEVVLKSGEVIPANVLIVGIGVKANSEFLRGSKIETDSKNFVIVDKYMRTNVPTVYCGGDVATFPLAMAKNRLVNIGHWQIAQAHGRIAALNMLDKPTELSSVPFYWTVLLGETIRYTGYGEGYTDIVIKGKIEDRKFLALYIKNDEVIAAASLSYDPAVSAVAERFVAGKVITRKEAESDELSWLKVSRPTLSSTLPLNTSSVQC, encoded by the exons ATGTCTGGGACCAAACCAC ccTGTGAGGAGCTGTGGGACTCTGATCCAGAGGACACATCAAGGGAGCTGACGAAGGTGGTGTGTCTGGAGACAGACCTGCAGGATGGACA GATGATGGAGGTTGAAGTGGGACATCACAGCGTGCTGTTGACACGCAGTGAAGGCAAATACAGTGCCATTGGTAACCAGTGTACACATTATGGAGCTCCACTCAGCAAAG GAGTTATTTCTGGCCACACAGTGCGCTGCCCGTGGCACGGCGCCTGTTTCAACGTCCATACAGGAGATCTGGAGGAGTACCCCGGCATGGACTGTTTACCCTGCCACAAG GTCACAattcaaaacaacaaagtgtaTGTGTCTGTAAACAAAAAG ACTCTCAGGCAGGAGAAAAGATTAAAGAGTATGGGACTTTCAGTACCAGGAGTTACtcacactgtgctgctgctgggaggag GAGCTGCATCACTGATCTGCGCTGAGACTCTGCGGCAGGAAAACTTTGGCGGCAGAATCATCATGGTCACCAGAGACGACCTTTTACCTTACGACAAAACACGACTCAGCAAG GTTATGAACGTGGAGAACGACAGTATTCTTCTGAGGAGGATGGAGTTCTTCCATCAGTACGACATCGAGGTGTGGCTCAGGAAAGAA GCCGTGTCAgtggacacagacaggaagacagtcACATTTGACGATGGTTCAGTCCAGAGCTATGACCATCTCCTCATCTCAACAGGCTGCAG AGCGAAGGGACTGGATGTGCCCGGCATGAAGTTGGACAACATCAGGAAGTTGGAAACACCAGAGGACGCCCGGAAAATCCACTCTGCCTGTCTGGGCTGCAGCGTCGTCCTCGTGGGAACTTCTTTTGTCG GTATGGAAATTGCATCTTATTTGATAGACAAAGCCTCCAGTATCTCGGTGGTCGGCAGCAGTGAGCTGCCGTACCAGAACACACTGGGTCGTGAAATTGGCAAAGTCACCATGAAG ATGCTgtcagaaaaaaaagtaaagttcTACATGAATGATAATGTGACGGAGGTCAGAGGTGTGGATGGCAAG GTGAAGGAGGTTGTGCTTAAAAGTGGAGAAGTTATCCCAGCAAATGTTTTGATTGTTGGTATTG GTGTCAAAGCGAACTCGGAGTTCCTTCGAGGCAGCAAAATAGAGACGGACTCAAAAAACTTTGTAATAGTGGACAAG TATATGCGCACCAATGTCCCCACTGTGTACTGTGGGGGAGACGTGGCCACCTTCCCTCTGGCGATGGCCAAAAACCGCCTGGTCAACATTGGACACTGGCAGATAGCACAAGCACATG GGAGGATAGCAGCTCTGAACATGTTGGATAAACCAACTGAACTCAGCTCAGTTCCTTTCTACTGGACCGTCCTACTGGGTGAAACCATCCGATATACAG GTTATGGGGAGGGATACACTGACATTGTAATAAAAGGAAAGATTGAGGACAGGAAGTTTCTGGCATTGTACATCAA GAATGATGAGGTCATAGCAGCAGCGAGCCTGAGCTACGACCCAGCAGTGTCCGCAGTAGCCGAGAGGTTCGTAGCAGGGAAAGTCATCACGAGGAAAGAGGCTGA ATCAGATGAACTGAGCTGGCTGAAGGTGTCCCGACCTACACTTTCCTCCACTCTTCCGCTCAACACGTCATCTGTGCAATGTTAA